From Scatophagus argus isolate fScaArg1 chromosome 10, fScaArg1.pri, whole genome shotgun sequence, a single genomic window includes:
- the prom2 gene encoding prominin-2, with the protein MLPSPSPPVSPAEMGLCESMRGLTWQFRAGVGVLLLWLSLAQSVPPDATCPAAAAPQNLTQPQYQGTAEEDTIVGFMAALVQSFLHTVQPKPFPKDLILKIIQDSEYQQFNQEILKEALLYQVGFLVCAAIGVLYIVLMPIVGFFLACCRCCGNCGGKMYQKQTSSIHCHRRILYWSAFITTVIILAGNICMFRSNEAFKMSVDQGPVELNKTIYNINTFLSAVPQQVDYVVNQSHKTIQEVTRNLDDIGPQLGSGVQERLRGTLDPALHSVKLLDQDTVNTNDQLKKLNSSLSQLQSSLDGLQANVTAVRNRISQTISKPTCTNCNKLNPEIQKLTLDTSISSPSLNRFQSAVDEVIKTNLTSKIKEAEDYVNSIPQRVTNETKEVVQNSKQLLGDIETQISQVTSDIPLSSLKDVSETLDQVQREIDRLTPEAQRAEHIRWIVCVVLCCIILLVVVCNLLGLVLGPAGLKSKADPTKRSCTADCGGTFLMMGAGFSFLFSWLFMIVVLLLFLLGGNVYTLFCRPWSNGELLKFIDTPGLIPGLELGPAFGLKTNLNISDVYRDCEENQPLWTTLHLYEVIDLEDLLNVSKYTEEIRQSFEKEDITLSTITLLSPEVRKQLSSLSGTSKDFDFASVTQQMNNISRVNLSATADKLNGLADSQANNDIRKELQDEARDLRLIQSNIETTIIPQWENLNTTIKSLLSIVEKINGTVGEVLSKVEAAQDFLNTNTTLIIKTESRNFLDCQLHYFVVYADWANLTITQEVGRCGPVAGAVDSAETVLCSQMVESLNAFWFSLGWCMIFFIPSIIFSIKLAKYYRRMKYTDAYDDHIIMNHIPRAQMKFS; encoded by the exons ATGCTGCCAAGCCCTTCCCCACCCGTCTCACCTGCAGAAATGGGGTTATGTGAGAGTATGAGGGGTTTGACGTGGCAGTTCAGGGCCGGTGTAggagtgttgctgctgtggctcAGCCTGGCCCAGTCTGTCCCTCCCGACGCCACCTGTCCGGCTGCCGCGGCCCCACAGAATCTCACCCAGCCCCAGTACCAGGgcacagcagaggaggacacCATTGTGGGTTTCATGGCAGCTCTGGTCCAGTCCTTCCTGCACACAGTCCAGCCTAAACCCTTTCCTAAAG ATTTGATCCTGAAAATAATCCAGGATTCTGAATATCAGCAGTTTAATCAAGAAATCCTCAAAGAA gCCCTGTTGTACCAAGTGGGTTTCCTGGTGTGTGCAGCCATTGGTGTCCTGTACATCGTTTTGATGCCCATAGTTGGGTTTTTCTTGGCATGCTGTCGCTGCTGTGGCAACTGTGGTGGGAAGATGTACCAGAAGCAGACGTCTTCCATTCACTGTCACAGAAGAATCCTCTACTGGAGTGCATTCATCACCACAGTCATTatcct cgCCGGGAACATATGCATGTTCCGAAGTAACGAAGCCTTCAAAATGAGCGTGGACCAGGGTCCAGTGGAGCTCAACAAAACCATTTACAACATCAACACCTTCCTCTCTGCCGTGCCTCAG CAAGTTGACTATGTGGTGAACCAGTCCCACAAAACCATACAGGAGGTTACAAGGAACCTAGATG ACATTGGACCTCAGTTGGGATCAGGTGTCCAGGAGCGACTCAGAGGAACCCTGGATCCGGCACTGCACTCAGTTAAACTTCTGGACCAGG ACACTGTGAACACCAATGATCAACTGAAAAAGCTGAACTCATCTTTGTCCCAGCTGCAGTCCAGTTTGGACGGCCTCCAGGCCAATGTCACTGCTGTTAGAAACCGGATCAGTCAGACTATATCCAAACCAACGTGCACTAACTGCAACAAACTGAATCCTGAGATACAGAAACTAACACTGGATACCTCCATCTCT AGCCCCAGCCTGAATAGGTTCCAGTCTGCAGTGGATGAAGTCATTAAAACTAATCTCACATCTAAGATCAAGGAG GCAGAGGACTACGTCAACAGCATCCCCCAGAGGGTGACCAATGAGACCAAGGAAGTAGTTCAAA ACAGCAAGCAGCTGTTGGGTGACATTGAAACACAGATTTCCCAGGTTACCAGTGACATCCCTTTATCGTCTCTGAAAGACGTGTCGGAGACTTTGGACCAGGTGCAAAGAGAAATTGACAGGCTCACACCAGAGGCTCAGAGAGCTGAGCATATTAG ATGGATAGTATGTGTAGTCCTGTGCTGCATCATCCTTCTGGTGGTGGTGTGCAACCTCTTGGGTCTGGTCCTGGGCCCTGCGGGTCTGAAATCCAAGGCGGATCCCACAAAACGCTCCTGCACAGCAGACTGTGGAGGCACCTTCCTCATGAT GGGTGCAGGTTtcagcttcctcttctcctGGCTGTTCATgattgtggtgctgctgctgttcctcctGGGAGGGAATGTTTATACTCTGTTCTGTCGGCCCTGGAGCAATGGAGAGCTGCTAAAG TTCATTGATACTCCAGGTTTAATTCCAGGGTTGGAATTAGGTCCAGCTTTTGGACTGAAAACCAACCTCAATATCTCTGATGTCTATAG AGACTGCGAGGAAAACCAACCTCTGTGGACAACACTTCACCTGTATGAGGTCATAGACCTAGAAGATCTGCTCAATGTGTCTAAA TACACAGAAGAGATCCGGCAGTCCTTTGAGAAGGAAGACATCACTCTGTCCACCATCACGCTCCTAAGTCCTGAAGTTAGAAAGCAACTCAGCAGCCTCTCCGGCACATCTAAAGATTTTGACTTCGCTTCTGTCACACAGCAG ATGAACAATATTTCCAGGGTCAATCTGAGTGCAACAGCAGATAAACTCAATGGCCTCGCTGATTCTCAA GCAAACAATGATATTCGAAAAGAGCTCCAAGATGAGGCCAGGGACCTGAGGCTGATCCAGTCCAACATAGAAACAACCATCATTCCACAATGG GAAAACCTCAACACAACCATCAAGAGCCTTCTATCCATCGTAGAGAAAATCAAT GGTACAGTGGGGGAGGTGCTGAGCAAAGTGGAGGCAGCACAAGACTTCCTCAACACAAATACGACACTGATCATCAAGACC GAAAGCAGAAATTTTTTGGACTGTCAGCTTCATTACTTTGTTGTTTACGCAGACTGGGCCAACCTCACG ATCACTCAGGAAGTGGGCCGCTGTGGCCCCGTGGCGGGAGCTGTGGACTCTGCTGAGACCGTCCTCTGCTCACAAATGGTGGAGTCTCTG AATGCGTTCTGGTTCAGTCTTGGCTGGTGCATGATCTTCTTCATCCCCAGCATCATCTTTTCTATCAAACTAGCCAAGTATTACAGGAGAATGAAATACACTGACGCCTATGA TGACCACATAATCATGAACCACATCCCACGGGCCCAGATGAAATTCTCCTGA